A region from the Aliarcobacter thereius LMG 24486 genome encodes:
- a CDS encoding helix-turn-helix transcriptional regulator: MQDVDFSNSSKEEINKFYKIISNNIKKCRLKKGLSQEKVALDIGIKSIAFYSNCENNRYNKKFNLEHIYKISKTLDIKIEELFKV; the protein is encoded by the coding sequence TTGCAAGATGTAGATTTTAGTAACAGTTCAAAAGAAGAGATAAATAAATTTTATAAAATAATTTCAAATAATATAAAAAAGTGTAGATTAAAAAAAGGCTTATCTCAAGAGAAGGTAGCTCTTGATATAGGAATAAAATCAATAGCATTTTACTCTAATTGTGAAAATAATAGATATAACAAAAAATTTAATTTGGAACATATTTATAAGATTTCAAAAACTTTAGATATAAAAATAGAAGAGTTGTTTAAAGTATAA
- a CDS encoding asparaginase domain-containing protein, whose product MNYYNQKTWFITMTKFKITVINTGGTFNKRYNPITGELEVPKDALALQEIINYSYNTEFEVISIISKDSLEMNENDRELITKTIQNCKNQNIIIVHGTDTMNLTAKYLDEKIKNKNIVLTGAMLPISINKVEATLNFSQAVGFLNSNIKNDIYISMHGSVKNYKNLIKNKEEGKFLNI is encoded by the coding sequence ATGAACTATTACAACCAAAAAACATGGTTCATAACTATGACAAAATTTAAAATAACAGTTATAAATACAGGAGGTACTTTTAATAAAAGGTACAATCCTATAACTGGAGAACTTGAAGTACCAAAAGATGCTTTGGCACTTCAAGAAATTATAAATTATTCATATAATACAGAGTTTGAAGTTATAAGTATAATTTCAAAAGATAGTTTAGAAATGAATGAAAATGATAGAGAACTTATCACAAAAACTATACAAAATTGTAAAAATCAAAATATTATTATTGTTCATGGTACAGATACTATGAACTTAACTGCAAAATATTTAGATGAAAAAATAAAAAATAAAAATATAGTTTTAACAGGAGCTATGCTTCCTATTTCTATAAATAAAGTAGAAGCTACTCTAAATTTCTCACAAGCAGTTGGATTTTTAAATTCAAATATTAAAAATGATATTTATATTTCAATGCATGGAAGTGTAAAAAACTACAAAAATCTTATAAAAAATAAAGAAGAGGGTAAATTCTTAAACATATAG
- the aspA gene encoding aspartate ammonia-lyase, with amino-acid sequence MDTLHRIERDFLGQKEIENDKYYGIQTLRAKENFNITTIGINLFPNFIISLAKVKKACALTNFELGDLTQTQKNAIVGACDKIIAGEFHEQFIVDPIQGGAGTSTNMNANEVIANIALEILGEKKGSYEIIHPNNHVNMSQSTNDAYPTAIKITLYELIFKLQDSLQILRDSFYDKAKEFKDILKMGRTQLQDAVPMTLGQEFKTYATMIDDDINRLAKAQDTLKEVNLGATAIGTGINTKPEYQELVIKHLQDVTKTDYFMARDMIEATQDTSTFVQISGRFKSIAIKVSKICNDLRLLSSGPRAGLNEINLPPMQPGSSIMPGKVNPVMPEVVNQVAFDVIGADVTISMASEHGQLQLNVFEPIIAYKLFISINMMRRAFESLAEKCIKGITANPEVCMNNVLNSATLVTSLNPILGYERSSAVAKEALKTGKRVYDILLEQKLFTEKELDELLQPKNMVHNYDKI; translated from the coding sequence ATGGATACTCTACACAGAATTGAAAGAGATTTCTTAGGTCAAAAAGAGATCGAAAATGATAAATATTATGGAATTCAGACTTTAAGAGCTAAAGAGAATTTTAATATAACTACAATTGGTATAAACTTATTCCCAAACTTTATAATATCTTTAGCAAAAGTAAAAAAAGCTTGTGCTTTAACAAATTTTGAATTAGGTGATTTAACGCAAACTCAAAAAAATGCTATTGTTGGTGCTTGTGATAAAATTATTGCTGGAGAGTTTCATGAACAATTTATAGTAGATCCAATTCAAGGTGGAGCAGGAACTTCTACAAATATGAATGCAAATGAAGTAATAGCAAATATTGCTTTAGAAATTTTAGGTGAGAAAAAAGGTTCTTATGAAATTATTCACCCAAATAACCATGTAAATATGAGTCAATCAACAAATGATGCTTATCCAACTGCTATTAAAATTACATTATATGAGCTAATTTTCAAACTTCAAGATAGTTTACAAATTTTAAGAGATTCATTTTATGATAAAGCAAAAGAGTTTAAAGATATTTTAAAAATGGGAAGAACACAACTTCAAGATGCTGTTCCTATGACTTTAGGACAAGAATTTAAAACTTATGCAACAATGATTGATGATGATATAAATAGACTTGCAAAAGCTCAAGATACTTTAAAAGAGGTAAACTTAGGAGCAACTGCTATTGGAACAGGAATTAACACAAAACCAGAGTATCAAGAGCTTGTAATAAAACATCTTCAAGATGTTACAAAAACAGATTATTTTATGGCTAGAGATATGATTGAAGCTACACAAGATACAAGTACTTTTGTACAAATATCTGGTAGATTTAAATCTATTGCTATAAAAGTATCAAAGATTTGTAATGATTTAAGACTTCTTAGTTCAGGACCAAGAGCTGGATTAAATGAGATTAATCTTCCTCCAATGCAACCAGGAAGTTCTATAATGCCTGGAAAAGTAAATCCAGTAATGCCAGAAGTTGTAAATCAAGTTGCTTTTGATGTAATTGGAGCAGATGTTACAATTTCAATGGCAAGTGAGCATGGACAATTACAATTAAATGTATTTGAACCAATTATTGCATATAAACTATTTATCTCTATAAATATGATGAGAAGAGCGTTTGAAAGTTTAGCTGAAAAATGTATTAAAGGAATTACAGCAAATCCTGAAGTTTGTATGAATAATGTTTTAAATTCTGCAACTTTAGTAACTTCTTTAAATCCAATTTTAGGATATGAAAGAAGTTCAGCTGTTGCAAAAGAGGCTTTAAAAACTGGAAAAAGAGTTTATGATATTTTATTAGAGCAAAAACTTTTCACAGAAAAAGAGCTAGATGAACTATTACAACCAAAAAACATGGTTCATAACTATGACAAAATTTAA
- a CDS encoding 5'-methylthioadenosine/adenosylhomocysteine nucleosidase, protein MTKLAIMGAMQEEIDPLLEFFKEYKVVEYADNKYYETRYKGLDIVIAHSKIGKVFSSLTASTMIQKFSCDTLLFSGVAGAVNPNLNIGDMVIATQLCQHDLDITAFGHPNGYVPGGKVLVDSSKELLELAKKVAQNNNLKVIEGIIATGDQFVHSNERKEFIEKTFKADALEMEGGSVAVVCDALNVPFFILRAISDSANGEANFDFDEFLHSSAKISSDYLVKIIDELIKK, encoded by the coding sequence ATGACTAAATTGGCTATTATGGGAGCTATGCAAGAAGAGATAGATCCACTTTTAGAGTTTTTTAAAGAATATAAAGTAGTTGAATATGCTGATAATAAGTATTATGAAACAAGATATAAAGGACTTGATATTGTAATAGCTCATTCAAAAATAGGAAAAGTTTTTTCTTCTTTAACTGCAAGTACAATGATTCAAAAATTTTCTTGTGATACTTTACTTTTTTCAGGAGTTGCTGGAGCTGTAAATCCTAATTTAAACATAGGTGATATGGTTATAGCAACACAACTTTGCCAACATGATTTAGATATTACTGCTTTTGGACATCCAAATGGATATGTTCCAGGGGGAAAGGTTCTTGTAGATAGTTCAAAAGAACTTTTAGAACTTGCAAAAAAAGTTGCACAAAATAATAATTTAAAAGTAATAGAAGGAATTATTGCAACTGGTGATCAATTTGTACATTCAAATGAGAGAAAAGAATTTATAGAAAAGACTTTTAAAGCTGATGCTTTAGAGATGGAAGGTGGAAGTGTTGCGGTTGTTTGTGATGCTTTAAATGTACCATTTTTTATTTTAAGAGCAATAAGCGATAGTGCAAATGGTGAAGCAAACTTTGATTTTGATGAATTTTTACATAGTAGTGCAAAGATTTCTAGTGACTATTTAGTAAAAATTATTGATGAACTTATAAAAAAATAG
- the fabD gene encoding ACP S-malonyltransferase, whose translation MKKVAFIFPGQGSQSLGMGRDFFDNSDIAKEMIEKASERLNIDFSKLLFEENDNLGKTEFTQPAILLVSCIALAVFKEKCNIKPEFVMGHSLGEFSALVAAGAIDYLDAIELVNKRGIFMSEACEGGNAGMMALVGIDDEKVETICTEQRALGKQVWPANYNLDGQLVLAGIKSDLESLVDTFKSAGAKRALVLDMSVASHCELLESAVENLKPYLMEYLKDEFLNVISNVSANIYSTKDEAIELLSSQLVSPVKYKQSVKAFAEKVDCFIEFGQGTVLKGLNRKITDVATLNVSDMKTLNETIKALND comes from the coding sequence ATGAAAAAAGTAGCTTTTATATTCCCAGGGCAAGGAAGCCAAAGCCTTGGAATGGGAAGAGATTTTTTTGATAATAGTGATATTGCAAAAGAGATGATAGAAAAGGCAAGTGAAAGATTAAATATTGATTTTTCTAAATTACTTTTTGAAGAGAATGATAATTTAGGAAAAACAGAGTTTACGCAACCAGCTATATTATTAGTAAGCTGTATTGCACTTGCAGTTTTTAAAGAGAAATGTAATATAAAACCAGAATTTGTAATGGGACATTCTTTAGGTGAATTTTCAGCACTTGTAGCAGCAGGAGCAATAGATTATTTAGATGCTATTGAACTTGTAAATAAAAGAGGAATTTTTATGAGTGAAGCTTGTGAAGGTGGAAATGCTGGAATGATGGCTCTTGTTGGAATTGATGATGAAAAAGTTGAAACAATTTGTACAGAACAAAGAGCTTTAGGAAAACAAGTTTGGCCAGCAAACTATAATCTTGATGGACAATTAGTTCTTGCAGGAATAAAATCTGATTTAGAAAGCCTTGTAGATACTTTTAAAAGTGCTGGTGCAAAAAGAGCCTTGGTACTTGATATGAGTGTTGCATCTCACTGTGAGTTATTAGAAAGTGCTGTTGAGAATTTAAAACCATACTTAATGGAATATTTAAAAGATGAGTTTTTAAATGTTATTTCAAATGTTAGTGCAAATATATATTCAACAAAAGATGAAGCAATAGAACTTTTATCTTCACAACTTGTAAGTCCTGTAAAATATAAGCAATCTGTTAAGGCTTTTGCTGAAAAAGTTGATTGTTTTATAGAATTTGGACAAGGTACAGTTTTAAAAGGTTTAAATAGAAAAATTACTGATGTAGCAACTTTAAATGTGTCAGATATGAAAACATTAAATGAAACAATCAAGGCTTTAAATGACTAA
- a CDS encoding FKBP-type peptidyl-prolyl cis-trans isomerase has protein sequence MSNKVIGIEYTLKDAKTGEQLDTNVGQAPLEFVSGKGQIIQGLEDKLVKMSANEEADVLVEPKDGYGEYNAEAVQTLPKEQFAGIELNEGMSLYGQGEHGETIQVVVKSFTDSEVTIDYNHPMAGRTLMFSVAILSLRDATEEEVQTGVVGGMAAMAGGCCGGGSQSQGGCGTGGGHGGCGCSSEEEDHGHSHGGGCGSGGCGCN, from the coding sequence ATGTCAAATAAAGTAATAGGAATAGAGTATACTCTAAAAGATGCAAAAACTGGTGAACAATTAGATACAAATGTGGGACAAGCTCCTTTAGAATTTGTTTCAGGAAAAGGTCAAATAATTCAAGGATTAGAAGATAAACTTGTAAAAATGTCAGCAAATGAAGAAGCGGATGTTTTAGTTGAGCCAAAAGATGGATATGGTGAGTATAATGCAGAAGCTGTACAAACTTTACCAAAAGAGCAGTTTGCTGGAATTGAATTAAATGAAGGAATGAGTCTTTATGGGCAAGGTGAACATGGAGAAACAATTCAAGTTGTAGTTAAATCATTTACAGATTCAGAAGTAACAATTGATTATAATCATCCAATGGCTGGTAGAACTTTAATGTTTAGTGTTGCTATATTAAGTTTAAGAGATGCAACAGAAGAAGAAGTACAAACTGGTGTTGTAGGTGGAATGGCTGCAATGGCAGGTGGATGTTGTGGTGGTGGATCTCAATCACAAGGTGGATGTGGAACAGGTGGTGGACACGGTGGTTGTGGATGCTCAAGTGAAGAAGAAGATCATGGACATAGCCACGGTGGTGGATGTGGTTCAGGTGGATGTGGTTGTAACTAA
- a CDS encoding tetratricopeptide repeat protein has product MKKLLLLLVIASIAVTKEVSVYEATKESTYGLTNTEKHILKNQSNISELSSKVEELNTLVETLSNRMEGLNSVYEGDSQKLNNTTILVNENKKEIEVLNEHIKKITELINKINSEYVSSNEFKNNMQQFVTREEFEALKKALGLNTAVSPKNAQKNDLKEPKTAEEKANLMAEAKKDFSEKMYTFAIPKFEKLVEVNYKPAESNFHLGEMWFKRKKYEDAISYYKKSAILYDKASYMPTLLLNCGISFERLKDNENAKSFYKTLIEHYPKSNEAKEAKTNLNKL; this is encoded by the coding sequence ATGAAGAAATTATTATTACTACTTGTAATAGCTTCAATAGCCGTAACCAAAGAGGTTTCGGTCTATGAAGCGACAAAAGAAAGCACTTATGGTCTTACAAATACAGAAAAACATATATTAAAAAATCAATCAAATATTAGTGAATTATCTTCAAAAGTAGAAGAATTAAATACCCTTGTAGAAACTCTTTCTAATAGAATGGAAGGATTAAATTCTGTTTATGAAGGTGATTCTCAAAAATTAAATAATACAACTATCTTGGTGAATGAAAATAAAAAAGAGATAGAAGTTTTAAATGAACATATAAAAAAGATAACAGAGCTTATAAATAAAATAAACTCTGAATATGTATCTTCTAATGAATTTAAGAACAATATGCAACAATTTGTTACAAGAGAAGAATTTGAAGCATTAAAAAAAGCTTTGGGTTTAAATACTGCTGTTAGTCCAAAAAATGCACAGAAAAATGATCTAAAAGAACCAAAAACTGCTGAAGAAAAAGCAAATTTAATGGCTGAAGCTAAGAAAGATTTTAGTGAAAAAATGTATACTTTCGCTATCCCTAAATTTGAAAAATTAGTTGAGGTAAATTATAAACCAGCTGAGAGTAATTTTCATTTAGGTGAGATGTGGTTTAAGAGAAAGAAATATGAAGATGCAATTTCATATTATAAGAAATCTGCAATATTGTATGATAAGGCAAGTTATATGCCAACGCTTCTATTAAATTGTGGAATTTCATTTGAGAGATTGAAAGATAATGAAAATGCAAAGAGTTTTTATAAAACTTTGATTGAACATTATCCAAAAAGTAATGAAGCAAAAGAAGCAAAAACAAATTTAAATAAATTATAA
- a CDS encoding OmpA family protein, protein MKKLGLYSLLVAGLLFTAGCANKEVDADNTVSSEDSNASSKSVNNQAAEGALLEKADGGNYYNINGERTFIEHVYFDYDKFTLSNANKDKAVSNASKLAKVKSETIVVYGNADERGSDEYNYALGLKRANAVKNILVSNGVKANITIKSLGESNPVCTEATESCYSKNRRVEQELAK, encoded by the coding sequence ATGAAAAAACTAGGTCTATATTCGTTATTAGTAGCAGGATTATTATTTACAGCAGGTTGTGCAAACAAAGAAGTAGATGCAGATAATACAGTAAGTTCTGAAGATAGTAATGCTTCTTCAAAATCAGTAAACAATCAAGCAGCAGAAGGTGCTTTATTGGAAAAAGCTGATGGTGGAAACTATTATAATATTAACGGTGAAAGAACATTTATCGAGCATGTATATTTTGATTATGATAAATTTACTTTATCAAATGCAAACAAAGATAAAGCAGTTTCAAATGCTTCTAAACTTGCAAAAGTTAAATCAGAAACAATCGTAGTATACGGGAATGCTGATGAAAGAGGAAGTGATGAATATAACTATGCTTTAGGTTTAAAAAGAGCAAATGCTGTTAAAAATATTTTAGTAAGTAATGGTGTTAAAGCAAATATTACTATTAAATCATTAGGTGAAAGCAATCCAGTTTGTACAGAAGCAACAGAATCTTGTTATTCAAAAAACAGAAGAGTTGAGCAAGAATTAGCAAAATAA
- the tolB gene encoding Tol-Pal system protein TolB, whose product MIRFFLILLISINIVFAFDAKLEIVKQGANKPKIVVSMDIQSNERLILSKIRKTIVDDLNISGNFEVSDFISESSYSSSPNYLTLTNSKIDLYLNITANKEQNGSYTLMTKLFDINKKLMILEKNYTTPTEDRYIFLAHKTAININNHIKAPSIDWMERYVLFSTYDGANRANIMIGDYTLAYTKKIVGGGLNIFPKWANKKQDSIFYTTYNYKKPTLMKLNIYSGKKEIIMDSDGMVVCSDVNQNEDKILVTAAPEGQADIFLFDLKTKTKKQVTYHGEIDVGGQFVDNDTKIAFISDRLGRPNVFVQEIGKSAVERFVFHSSNNSSVTTFKDKIVFSSRDSDNSFSKSFNLYLASTKSNDLKRLTSYGVNQFAKFSSDGESLLFLKTVNNSSDLGIIRLNLDKTYLFPLKGKKIQSIDW is encoded by the coding sequence ATGATTAGATTTTTTTTAATTTTATTAATAAGTATTAATATTGTTTTTGCATTTGATGCAAAACTAGAAATTGTAAAACAAGGTGCAAACAAACCAAAAATAGTTGTTTCTATGGATATACAAAGTAATGAAAGACTAATTTTAAGTAAAATAAGAAAAACGATAGTTGATGATTTAAATATTAGTGGTAATTTTGAAGTTTCAGATTTTATTAGTGAAAGTTCATACTCAAGTTCACCAAATTATTTAACTTTAACAAATTCAAAAATTGATTTATATCTTAATATTACTGCAAATAAAGAACAAAATGGTTCTTATACATTAATGACAAAACTATTTGATATAAATAAAAAACTTATGATTCTTGAAAAAAATTATACAACTCCAACAGAAGATAGATATATTTTCTTAGCTCATAAAACAGCTATAAATATAAACAATCATATAAAAGCACCAAGTATAGATTGGATGGAAAGGTATGTTTTATTTTCAACATATGATGGAGCAAATAGAGCAAATATCATGATAGGAGATTATACTTTAGCATATACAAAGAAGATTGTAGGTGGAGGATTAAATATATTTCCTAAGTGGGCAAATAAGAAACAAGATTCAATCTTTTATACAACATATAATTATAAAAAACCAACTTTGATGAAACTAAATATATATAGTGGTAAAAAAGAGATTATTATGGATTCAGATGGAATGGTAGTATGTTCAGATGTAAACCAAAATGAAGATAAAATTTTAGTTACAGCTGCTCCTGAAGGTCAAGCAGATATATTTCTATTTGATTTAAAAACTAAAACAAAAAAACAAGTTACATATCATGGTGAAATTGATGTGGGTGGACAATTTGTAGATAATGATACAAAAATAGCTTTTATTTCTGATAGATTAGGAAGACCAAATGTTTTTGTACAAGAGATTGGAAAAAGTGCAGTTGAAAGATTTGTATTTCATAGCAGTAATAACTCATCAGTTACAACATTCAAAGATAAGATAGTTTTCAGTAGTAGAGATAGCGATAATTCATTCTCAAAAAGCTTTAATTTATATCTTGCATCAACTAAATCTAATGATTTAAAAAGATTAACTTCTTATGGTGTTAATCAGTTTGCTAAATTCTCAAGTGATGGTGAAAGTCTTCTTTTTTTAAAAACAGTAAACAATTCAAGCGATTTAGGAATAATAAGATTGAATCTTGATAAAACATATTTATTTCCATTAAAAGGGAAAAAGATACAATCTATTGATTGGTAA
- a CDS encoding TonB C-terminal domain-containing protein codes for MKNSNNFYLSGIIAFFTYFILLFLFSFYVISPQAKLYSFKDDSFEIELQVFEDKSKEKESIKPKEEKIVKIEKKVEEQIKEEIKEASNSNKKVDVKSLFANFKESSQELSEEDIKNINKSIDPKRFKSKFEKEQRESISFDRVFENNKTTTSLSNSENNNSDDEYLKEVNSLLSKWVPISGNKELKSLVVVSIDSLGKFSYTVSRKSGNELFDIALDDFLKKQLTIKYPIPKKNIIRIEVEFKQKDKND; via the coding sequence ATGAAAAATAGTAATAATTTTTATTTATCTGGAATAATTGCCTTTTTTACATATTTTATACTTCTATTTTTATTCTCTTTTTATGTTATCTCTCCACAAGCAAAACTTTATAGCTTTAAAGATGATTCATTTGAGATAGAACTTCAAGTATTTGAAGATAAATCAAAAGAAAAAGAAAGTATTAAACCAAAAGAAGAAAAAATTGTAAAGATTGAGAAAAAAGTTGAAGAACAGATAAAAGAAGAGATTAAAGAAGCTTCAAATTCAAATAAAAAAGTTGATGTAAAATCTCTTTTTGCTAACTTCAAAGAGAGTAGTCAAGAGCTAAGCGAAGAAGATATAAAAAATATTAATAAATCGATAGATCCAAAAAGATTTAAAAGTAAATTTGAAAAAGAACAAAGAGAAAGTATATCTTTTGATAGAGTTTTTGAAAATAATAAAACAACAACTAGCTTAAGTAATAGTGAGAATAATAATTCAGATGATGAATATTTAAAAGAAGTAAATTCACTGTTATCAAAATGGGTACCAATTAGTGGAAACAAAGAGTTAAAATCTTTAGTGGTAGTTTCTATTGATTCTTTAGGAAAATTCTCATACACTGTTTCAAGAAAAAGTGGTAATGAACTTTTTGATATAGCATTAGATGATTTTTTAAAAAAACAGCTTACTATAAAATATCCAATACCAAAGAAAAATATTATAAGAATAGAAGTTGAATTCAAACAAAAGGATAAAAATGATTAG
- a CDS encoding biopolymer transporter ExbD, translating into MFDYNQKPDLNITPLVDIMLVLLAILMVTAPVIEFEEPINLPKGSATKQVQTIANISITISKDRKVSINKKSFDIKTFADDFILYSKDKDQKSSVTIRADKNLKYNDVIFVLKSVKEAGFTKVSLLTDG; encoded by the coding sequence TTGTTTGATTACAACCAAAAACCAGATTTAAATATTACTCCATTAGTTGATATTATGTTGGTTCTTCTAGCTATATTAATGGTAACAGCACCTGTAATAGAGTTTGAAGAACCTATAAATCTTCCAAAAGGAAGTGCTACAAAACAAGTACAAACTATTGCAAATATATCTATTACAATATCTAAAGATAGAAAAGTAAGTATAAATAAAAAAAGTTTTGATATAAAAACATTTGCTGATGATTTTATATTATACTCAAAAGATAAAGATCAAAAAAGTTCGGTAACAATAAGAGCTGATAAAAATCTTAAATATAATGATGTGATATTTGTTTTAAAATCTGTAAAAGAGGCAGGATTTACAAAAGTTTCACTTTTAACAGATGGATAA